In one window of Polaromonas naphthalenivorans CJ2 DNA:
- a CDS encoding DUF2946 family protein, with translation MDDIVKQAIAKWPNVPDCYGWLGLDARGNWYMRDDRAQSAGPFALVGDADRHAASKGSLLKHDKLIDFIQRNYESDASGRWFFQNGPQRVYVELEATPFIWRVHAAAGFSVTAHTGQPARVQRCVLDEDGRLYLETDLGFGLVHTQDMMYAADAVEQGLWVPQEFPAADLPARFGYVRTPRALQNT, from the coding sequence ATGGATGACATTGTTAAACAAGCGATTGCCAAGTGGCCCAACGTTCCCGACTGCTATGGCTGGCTCGGGCTGGATGCGCGCGGCAACTGGTACATGCGCGACGACCGGGCGCAATCCGCAGGGCCTTTTGCGCTGGTGGGCGATGCCGACCGCCACGCGGCCAGCAAGGGCTCGCTGCTGAAGCACGACAAGCTGATCGACTTCATCCAGCGCAATTACGAGAGCGATGCCAGCGGACGCTGGTTTTTCCAGAACGGGCCGCAGCGCGTGTATGTCGAGCTTGAAGCCACGCCCTTCATCTGGCGGGTCCATGCGGCAGCCGGTTTTTCGGTCACGGCGCACACCGGCCAGCCGGCACGCGTCCAGCGCTGCGTGCTGGACGAAGACGGCCGGCTTTACCTTGAAACCGATCTGGGCTTTGGCCTGGTGCACACGCAGGACATGATGTATGCAGCCGATGCTGTCGAGCAGGGTTTGTGGGTTCCGCAAGAGTTCCCGGCTGCTGACTTGCCCGCCCGTTTTGGCTATGTGCGCACTCCCAGAGCGCTACAAAATACATAG
- a CDS encoding c-type cytochrome, with protein sequence MSANDHTTAHAEAHTGPIKTPKQLLAAVFFSFVVPVFAIIGLVYYVASADKPLAGADDAERAVAERIQKVGMVEIRDANRPLRTGEEVYKGQCIACHGTGAAGSPKFGDAAAWAPRISTGYDALLHSALKGKGAMAAQSGGDFQDIEIGRAVVYMTTAAGGKFAEPAVPAAGAADAPAADAAAATPAAAPVTAVAATPAAATAPAATAKVAATDTGAGEALYKQACFACHGAGVAGAPKFGDKAAWAPRIQTGVDALTASAIKGKGAMPPKGGSAASDADIHLAVVYMVSAVK encoded by the coding sequence ATGAGCGCAAACGATCACACCACGGCCCACGCAGAAGCCCACACGGGCCCGATTAAAACCCCCAAACAACTGCTGGCGGCTGTTTTTTTCTCTTTCGTTGTTCCTGTTTTTGCAATTATCGGGCTGGTTTATTACGTCGCCTCGGCCGATAAACCGCTGGCCGGCGCTGATGACGCAGAACGGGCTGTGGCCGAGCGTATCCAGAAAGTTGGCATGGTTGAAATCCGCGATGCCAACCGCCCCCTGAGGACAGGCGAAGAAGTCTATAAAGGCCAGTGCATTGCTTGCCACGGCACAGGCGCGGCAGGCTCTCCCAAGTTCGGCGATGCGGCAGCCTGGGCGCCCCGTATCTCCACCGGCTATGACGCACTGCTGCATTCCGCGCTCAAGGGCAAGGGCGCCATGGCTGCGCAGAGCGGCGGAGACTTTCAGGATATCGAAATCGGCCGCGCCGTGGTGTACATGACCACAGCCGCAGGCGGCAAGTTTGCCGAACCTGCCGTGCCTGCCGCCGGCGCGGCTGATGCGCCAGCGGCTGATGCTGCGGCCGCCACGCCAGCAGCAGCTCCGGTTACCGCAGTTGCAGCGACACCTGCCGCAGCGACCGCGCCGGCAGCAACTGCCAAGGTTGCCGCAACCGACACAGGCGCTGGCGAGGCGCTGTACAAACAGGCTTGCTTCGCCTGCCACGGCGCAGGCGTGGCCGGTGCGCCCAAGTTTGGCGACAAGGCCGCCTGGGCTCCGCGCATCCAGACCGGCGTTGACGCGTTGACAGCCAGCGCCATCAAAGGCAAGGGCGCCATGCCGCCCAAGGGGGGCTCTGCCGCCTCTGACGCAGACATCCACTTGGCCGTTGTTTACATGGTGAGCGCGGTCAAATAA
- a CDS encoding high-potential iron-sulfur protein, with translation MKSNRRTFVIQSVMSAGILATTRLAQAQAPAPLVQDSDPQAVALGYKSDATKADKAKYPKYAAGQQCANCALYQGKPTDAAGACPLFAGKQVGAKAWCSAWAKKA, from the coding sequence ATGAAATCGAACCGTAGAACCTTTGTCATTCAATCCGTCATGAGCGCGGGTATTCTGGCCACGACACGTCTGGCCCAAGCGCAAGCCCCGGCACCGCTGGTGCAGGATAGCGACCCGCAGGCCGTTGCGCTGGGCTACAAGAGCGACGCCACCAAAGCCGACAAGGCCAAATACCCAAAATACGCCGCCGGCCAGCAATGCGCCAATTGCGCGCTTTACCAAGGCAAGCCGACCGATGCAGCGGGTGCTTGTCCGCTGTTTGCCGGCAAGCAGGTCGGGGCTAAAGCCTGGTGCAGCGCCTGGGCCAAGAAGGCCTGA
- a CDS encoding Bug family tripartite tricarboxylate transporter substrate binding protein, with protein MKRHFLRTIPALIALSVSPLFAAAQAAWPAKPITLVSPYAPGGTTDLLARLLASKLQGVLGQTVIVENKGGAGGNIGTDYVSKSKPDGYTFLVASSGPLVIAPSLYPKLPYQPNLDFTPVAPLASAAFVIAVNPGSGLTSVKDIIAKAKAGNLSFASAGSGTPQHIIGEMFNVQAGVKIQHIPYKGSGPAMNDLVGGQVPMTFENPVPIMPQVKAGKLKVLAVTSAKRSAAFPDIPTVSELGLKGFDAQPWYGVLGPAGVPAEVVERMNKEIRTILASTDVKARLFALGAEPMDMTPSAFKSFIAADTKKWTAVVKASGATVD; from the coding sequence ATGAAGAGACATTTCCTGCGCACCATTCCAGCGCTGATTGCCCTGTCGGTTTCGCCGCTGTTCGCGGCAGCGCAGGCTGCTTGGCCGGCCAAGCCCATCACGCTGGTGTCTCCTTATGCCCCGGGCGGCACCACCGACCTGCTGGCGCGCCTGCTGGCGTCCAAGCTGCAAGGCGTGCTTGGCCAGACCGTCATCGTCGAGAACAAGGGCGGCGCGGGCGGCAACATCGGCACCGACTATGTGTCCAAGTCCAAACCGGACGGCTACACGTTTTTGGTGGCGTCGAGCGGTCCGCTGGTAATTGCGCCTTCGCTCTATCCGAAACTGCCCTACCAGCCCAACCTGGATTTCACGCCGGTCGCGCCGCTGGCCAGTGCCGCCTTCGTGATCGCCGTCAATCCCGGCTCGGGATTGACCAGCGTCAAGGACATCATCGCCAAGGCCAAGGCCGGCAACCTGTCCTTTGCGTCGGCAGGCTCGGGCACGCCGCAGCACATCATCGGTGAAATGTTCAATGTCCAGGCGGGCGTGAAGATCCAGCACATTCCGTACAAAGGCTCGGGTCCGGCGATGAACGACCTGGTGGGTGGCCAGGTTCCCATGACGTTCGAGAACCCCGTTCCCATCATGCCGCAGGTCAAGGCGGGCAAGCTCAAGGTGCTGGCGGTGACCAGCGCCAAACGCTCGGCGGCGTTCCCCGACATTCCGACCGTCTCGGAACTGGGGCTCAAGGGCTTTGATGCACAGCCCTGGTATGGCGTTCTTGGCCCGGCCGGCGTTCCTGCGGAAGTCGTTGAGCGGATGAACAAAGAGATCCGCACCATTCTGGCTTCCACCGATGTCAAGGCGCGCCTGTTTGCCCTGGGCGCCGAGCCGATGGACATGACACCGTCCGCATTCAAGAGTTTCATTGCGGCGGACACCAAAAAATGGACTGCCGTGGTCAAGGCTTCCGGCGCCACGGTGGACTGA
- a CDS encoding AMP-binding protein: protein MNPVSPDMLALQRLYHWEKAAPHQVTLTQPMGGGVIQDYTWSQVADQVRRMAAHLKAQGWEPGSNVAILSKNCAWWLMSDLAIWMAGHVSVPLYPTLAPDTIAHILTHSEAKACFVGKLDAWENMKPGVPGGLPCISYPLSPPDVLNNHDGWDAICARQAPLQGELVRGAEELATLIYTSGTTGRPKGVMQSFGSFAWALDAGITRIDLTGQDRMLSYLPLAHVVERVLVEHGWLRTGMRLYFAESIDTFPADLQRARPTIFFSVPRLWVKFQQGVHHKIPPARLQLLLSIPVIGALVRRKVLKALGLDQCRIAAGGAAPMPLALLSWYRKLGLPINEGYGLTENLAVSHLTVPGTNQEGTVGPAYPGVEDRIDPETGEIQMRSPALMMGYYKDPVQSRAAFTEDGWLRTGDKGQLDARGNLHITGRVKDLFKTSKGKYIAPAPIEDKLVMHEAVEACVVTGANLGRPLGIVMLNAEAVARSRDAAARTELEASLSEHLKGVNATLDPHEQLACLVIVTTAWTVDNDIITPTFKVKRNRIEDIYSANYERWEASGKKVIWQAS from the coding sequence ATGAACCCTGTTTCGCCCGACATGCTGGCGCTGCAGCGCCTGTACCACTGGGAAAAAGCAGCCCCTCATCAAGTCACCCTGACCCAGCCCATGGGCGGCGGCGTGATCCAGGATTACACCTGGAGCCAGGTGGCCGACCAGGTGCGTCGCATGGCCGCGCACCTGAAGGCGCAGGGCTGGGAGCCGGGCTCGAACGTCGCCATCCTGTCCAAGAACTGCGCCTGGTGGCTCATGAGCGACCTGGCCATCTGGATGGCCGGTCATGTTTCGGTGCCGCTCTATCCCACGCTGGCGCCCGACACCATCGCGCACATACTCACCCACAGTGAAGCCAAAGCCTGCTTTGTCGGCAAGCTCGATGCCTGGGAGAACATGAAGCCCGGCGTGCCAGGCGGCCTGCCCTGCATCAGCTACCCGCTGTCGCCGCCCGATGTCCTCAACAACCACGATGGCTGGGATGCCATCTGCGCACGCCAGGCGCCCCTGCAGGGCGAGTTGGTTCGGGGTGCCGAAGAACTCGCCACGCTGATTTACACCTCGGGCACCACCGGCCGGCCCAAGGGCGTGATGCAAAGCTTCGGCAGTTTTGCCTGGGCGCTGGATGCCGGCATCACACGCATCGACCTGACAGGCCAGGACCGGATGCTGTCGTACCTGCCGCTGGCCCACGTTGTCGAGCGCGTGCTGGTCGAGCACGGCTGGCTGCGCACCGGCATGCGGCTTTACTTTGCCGAATCGATAGACACCTTTCCCGCCGACTTGCAGCGCGCCAGGCCGACCATCTTTTTCTCGGTGCCACGGCTGTGGGTCAAGTTCCAGCAAGGCGTGCATCACAAGATACCGCCGGCCAGACTCCAGTTGCTGCTGTCGATTCCGGTCATCGGCGCACTGGTGCGGCGCAAGGTGCTCAAGGCGCTGGGACTGGACCAATGCCGCATCGCGGCGGGCGGCGCGGCACCCATGCCCCTGGCGCTGCTGAGCTGGTACCGCAAGCTCGGACTGCCCATCAACGAGGGCTACGGCCTGACTGAAAACCTGGCCGTTTCGCACCTCACGGTGCCAGGCACCAACCAGGAAGGCACGGTGGGGCCGGCCTACCCCGGCGTGGAGGATCGAATAGACCCCGAGACCGGCGAAATCCAGATGCGCAGCCCCGCGCTGATGATGGGCTACTACAAGGATCCGGTGCAAAGCCGCGCCGCCTTCACCGAAGACGGCTGGCTGCGCACGGGCGACAAGGGGCAGCTGGACGCGCGGGGCAACCTGCACATCACCGGGCGCGTCAAGGATCTGTTCAAGACCAGCAAGGGCAAGTACATTGCGCCCGCGCCCATCGAGGACAAGCTGGTGATGCACGAGGCGGTCGAAGCCTGCGTGGTGACCGGCGCCAATCTGGGCCGGCCGCTGGGCATCGTGATGCTCAATGCCGAAGCGGTGGCGCGCAGCCGGGATGCGGCCGCGCGCACCGAACTGGAAGCCTCGCTCAGCGAGCACCTGAAAGGCGTCAACGCCACGCTGGACCCGCATGAGCAGCTTGCGTGCCTCGTGATCGTGACCACGGCCTGGACCGTGGACAACGACATCATCACGCCAACCTTCAAGGTCAAGCGCAACCGCATCGAGGACATTTACTCAGCCAACTACGAACGCTGGGAAGCCTCGGGCAAAAAGGTGATCTGGCAAGCCAGTTGA
- a CDS encoding membrane protein: MKIVKTVSSLAAAALLMAGCAFRPVQPGMSRDQVLASYGTPMRIVPVGSGTRLQYSRQPAGQSVVMVDLDAAGKVVAVREVMTPQEFARVEPGKWTREDVEREFGPPARVDRVASWPGDIMNYRWRENNIQDMFFWVYLDAGNRVQRTGQGMEIPMRMHFKD, from the coding sequence ATGAAGATCGTTAAAACTGTTTCCAGCCTGGCTGCCGCCGCGCTGCTGATGGCCGGTTGTGCTTTCAGGCCGGTGCAGCCGGGCATGTCGCGCGACCAGGTTCTGGCAAGCTACGGTACGCCGATGCGCATCGTGCCCGTGGGTTCGGGGACGCGGCTGCAGTATTCCAGGCAGCCCGCCGGCCAGAGCGTCGTGATGGTCGATCTGGACGCTGCCGGCAAGGTGGTGGCGGTACGGGAGGTCATGACGCCCCAGGAGTTTGCAAGGGTCGAGCCCGGCAAATGGACCCGCGAGGACGTGGAGCGCGAGTTTGGCCCGCCGGCAAGGGTTGACCGGGTGGCGTCATGGCCCGGCGACATCATGAATTACCGCTGGCGCGAGAACAACATTCAGGACATGTTTTTCTGGGTCTATCTGGACGCCGGCAACCGGGTTCAGCGTACCGGGCAGGGCATGGAAATCCCGATGCGGATGCATTTCAAGGACTGA
- a CDS encoding multidrug effflux MFS transporter, with amino-acid sequence MNPNADQLWRGPRWTLAALLAVLGMLGPFSIDTYIPAFSGMALSLGATPVEMQQTLSAYLFGFAFMNLFHGALADSFGRRPVVLWGIAMFTLASAGCALSQNVGLLVLFRAMQGLSTGAGIVVSRAVIRDMFPPAQAQQVMSQVTIYFGVAPALAPIVGGWLFVHLGWHSIFWFLTGVGLVLWVTNYRFLPETLQPDARQPFEVRHLMRGYWQLGSSPRFLLLALASGVPFNGMFLYVLAAPAFLGEHLALQPTQFFWFFVLTISGIMSGAWLSGRLAGKIAPKKQIRHGFVIMLVTSVLNLVANLLFTAHASWALLPIAVFAFGWALMVPVVTLLVLDLYPERRGMASSLQACIGSTANGLVAGVIAPLVMHSTPALAAVSLGMMSIGLVAWVYLHHHWPEIGRAVE; translated from the coding sequence ATGAACCCCAACGCCGACCAGCTCTGGCGCGGCCCGCGCTGGACGCTTGCCGCCCTGCTGGCCGTGCTCGGCATGCTCGGGCCGTTTTCCATCGACACCTACATCCCGGCCTTTTCCGGCATGGCGCTGTCGCTGGGCGCCACGCCGGTGGAAATGCAGCAGACGCTGTCGGCCTACCTGTTCGGCTTTGCCTTCATGAACCTGTTCCATGGCGCGCTGGCCGACAGTTTTGGCCGCCGCCCGGTGGTGCTCTGGGGCATTGCCATGTTCACGCTCGCCTCGGCGGGCTGCGCGCTGTCGCAAAACGTGGGCCTGCTGGTGCTGTTCCGGGCCATGCAGGGCTTGTCAACCGGCGCCGGCATTGTGGTCTCGCGCGCCGTGATCCGCGACATGTTTCCGCCCGCGCAGGCGCAGCAGGTCATGAGCCAGGTCACCATCTATTTCGGCGTGGCGCCGGCGCTGGCGCCGATTGTGGGCGGCTGGCTGTTCGTGCATCTGGGCTGGCACAGCATTTTCTGGTTCCTGACCGGAGTCGGCCTCGTGCTCTGGGTGACCAACTACAGATTCCTGCCTGAAACCCTGCAGCCTGACGCGCGCCAGCCCTTTGAAGTGCGGCACCTGATGCGCGGCTACTGGCAACTGGGTTCGAGCCCGCGCTTTTTGCTGCTGGCGCTGGCCAGCGGCGTGCCGTTCAACGGCATGTTTCTGTATGTGCTCGCGGCGCCAGCGTTTCTGGGCGAGCATCTGGCCTTGCAGCCGACGCAGTTTTTCTGGTTCTTTGTGCTGACCATCTCCGGCATCATGTCAGGCGCCTGGCTGAGCGGTCGCCTGGCCGGCAAGATAGCACCCAAAAAGCAGATCCGCCACGGCTTTGTCATCATGCTGGTGACTTCGGTGCTGAACCTCGTTGCCAATCTGCTGTTCACGGCCCATGCGTCGTGGGCGCTGCTTCCGATTGCGGTGTTTGCCTTTGGCTGGGCGCTGATGGTGCCGGTGGTCACGCTGCTGGTGCTTGACCTGTATCCCGAGCGGCGCGGCATGGCGTCTTCGCTGCAGGCGTGTATCGGCTCCACGGCCAACGGACTGGTGGCCGGCGTCATCGCACCGCTGGTGATGCATTCCACGCCGGCCCTGGCTGCGGTGTCGCTGGGCATGATGTCCATCGGACTCGTCGCCTGGGTGTACCTGCACCACCACTGGCCTGAAATTGGCCGCGCGGTGGAATGA
- the rsmI gene encoding 16S rRNA (cytidine(1402)-2'-O)-methyltransferase, with the protein MQHYPQATLYVVATPIGNLADITLRALHVLQLVDAIACEDKRHTQPLLRQYGIDKPLLAVHQHNEAEAAGLVVERLQRGERVAYVSDAGTPAVSDPGARLVAAVRAAGFKVMPLPGASSVTTVLSAAGVTRAEGSADNGSSFVFAGFLPSKAGERDQAIALLRTDSRATVILEAPHRIEALARALAVLQGRLITVGRELTKQFEEIATLPAQDFAAWLDAGPQRTRGEFALVLHASSPHEGVDDSLRVLQLLLAELPLKTAVKLTADITGASRNELYDTALKLKNE; encoded by the coding sequence ATGCAGCATTATCCGCAAGCCACGCTGTATGTCGTGGCCACCCCCATCGGCAACCTGGCCGACATCACGCTTCGCGCCCTGCATGTGCTGCAGCTGGTGGATGCCATCGCCTGCGAGGACAAGCGCCACACGCAGCCGCTGCTGCGCCAGTATGGCATCGACAAACCCCTGCTGGCCGTGCACCAGCACAATGAAGCCGAAGCCGCCGGGCTGGTGGTGGAACGCTTGCAGCGCGGCGAGCGCGTGGCTTATGTCAGCGATGCCGGAACGCCTGCCGTCAGCGACCCCGGCGCGCGCCTGGTGGCGGCGGTGCGGGCCGCCGGGTTCAAGGTCATGCCCTTGCCCGGCGCCAGCAGCGTGACCACCGTGCTCAGCGCCGCCGGCGTGACGCGCGCCGAAGGCAGCGCCGACAACGGCAGCAGTTTTGTCTTTGCCGGCTTTTTGCCCAGCAAGGCCGGCGAGCGCGACCAGGCCATCGCGTTGTTGCGAACCGATTCCCGTGCCACGGTGATCCTTGAAGCGCCGCACCGCATCGAGGCGCTGGCCCGCGCTTTGGCCGTGCTGCAGGGCCGGCTCATCACCGTCGGGCGCGAGCTGACCAAGCAGTTCGAGGAAATCGCCACCCTGCCCGCGCAGGATTTTGCCGCCTGGCTGGACGCCGGGCCACAGCGCACCCGGGGCGAATTTGCGCTGGTGCTGCATGCGTCAAGCCCGCACGAAGGCGTTGACGACAGCCTTCGGGTTCTGCAACTGCTGCTGGCCGAGTTGCCTCTGAAAACCGCCGTCAAGCTGACAGCAGACATCACCGGCGCGTCGCGCAACGAACTCTATGACACGGCGTTAAAGCTTAAAAACGAATGA
- a CDS encoding YraN family protein gives MWFSRKQAVNVAPKSTAGGAAALPKQVTTKSRGDAAESAARAYLVGAGLRWIESNYRTPGRGGGEIDLVMRVPDGTLVFVEVRQRSSASHGGAGASISAVKQRRIIFAARHYLMRFASLPPCRFDVVLVHGALSGGESPQATIEWLPAAFDAS, from the coding sequence ATGTGGTTTTCCAGAAAACAGGCGGTTAATGTTGCGCCCAAGAGCACTGCAGGCGGTGCCGCAGCGTTGCCGAAGCAGGTTACCACCAAGTCGCGCGGGGACGCGGCCGAGTCTGCCGCGCGGGCCTATCTGGTCGGCGCCGGCCTGCGATGGATCGAGTCCAATTATCGGACACCGGGGCGCGGCGGCGGCGAGATTGACCTCGTCATGCGCGTACCCGATGGCACGCTGGTGTTTGTCGAGGTCCGCCAGCGCAGCAGCGCTTCGCATGGCGGCGCCGGCGCCAGCATCAGCGCCGTCAAGCAGCGGCGCATCATTTTTGCGGCGCGGCATTATTTGATGCGCTTTGCCAGCCTGCCGCCTTGCCGTTTCGATGTGGTGCTAGTCCATGGCGCGCTTTCCGGGGGTGAAAGTCCACAGGCCACTATCGAATGGCTGCCTGCGGCATTTGACGCCTCTTGA
- a CDS encoding phosphoheptose isomerase yields MLEQRIEQQFIDSADLKYQAAQVLSKPIAAAVHAILASVTSGNKVLACGNGGSAADAQHFAAEFVGRYERERPELGAIALTTDSSIITAIANDYDFSVIFSKQVRALGVAGDVLLAISTSGNSANVLAAVEAAHERDMTVVALTGRGGGKMNQALRETDVHICVPHERTARIQEVHSLVIHCICDGVDTQLLGDQESSA; encoded by the coding sequence ATGCTTGAACAACGAATCGAACAGCAATTCATCGACAGCGCCGACCTCAAATACCAGGCCGCGCAAGTCTTGTCCAAACCCATTGCCGCAGCGGTGCATGCCATTTTGGCCAGTGTCACCAGCGGCAACAAGGTGCTGGCCTGCGGCAATGGCGGCTCGGCCGCTGATGCCCAGCACTTCGCCGCTGAATTCGTGGGCCGCTACGAACGCGAGCGGCCCGAACTTGGCGCGATTGCCCTGACGACCGACAGCTCCATCATCACGGCGATTGCCAATGATTACGATTTCAGCGTGATTTTCTCCAAACAGGTGCGCGCCCTGGGCGTGGCCGGCGACGTGCTGCTGGCCATCAGCACCAGCGGCAACTCGGCCAATGTGCTGGCCGCTGTCGAGGCGGCGCATGAGCGCGACATGACGGTGGTGGCGCTGACCGGCCGGGGCGGCGGCAAGATGAACCAGGCCCTGCGCGAAACCGATGTGCATATCTGCGTGCCGCATGAGCGCACGGCCCGCATTCAGGAAGTGCATTCCCTCGTCATCCACTGCATTTGCGACGGCGTGGATACCCAGTTGCTTGGTGATCAGGAGTCTTCGGCATGA